The proteins below come from a single Candidatus Bathyarchaeota archaeon genomic window:
- a CDS encoding alanine--glyoxylate aminotransferase family protein: protein MHKKLLIPGPTEVSKPILEEQAQYMISHRNKEFVDLYGGITSKLTQFFQLPQDIKPTVTTSSGTLWFDIIGRSIVKQKALACVNGAFSKRCAKTVTACGKQTDIIEVEMGKAIKPEMVAEKLEGGGYDTVTVCHNESSTGVRSPIAEIGKLIRKDYPDVMFCVDAVSSMAGDWILPQEIGCDVVFTSSQKCFALPPGLAIALVNDRAIERANQVPNRGTYTDMVDLFEFEKKHQTPFTPCIPLLYALDKRLDMLLEETYPKVYQRHLDMAHYTQAWAKKHFEMFPEPGYESVTVSCIRNTMGKNVKELNQKLEERGFMISGGYGKLAEQTFRIGHLGEWNLEGIKQVIALIDEIWSLPA from the coding sequence ATGCATAAGAAACTGTTGATTCCAGGTCCAACCGAAGTAAGTAAACCAATCCTTGAAGAACAAGCCCAATACATGATTAGTCACAGAAACAAAGAATTCGTGGACCTATACGGAGGAATCACCTCTAAACTCACCCAATTCTTCCAATTACCCCAAGACATCAAACCAACCGTAACCACATCATCAGGAACACTCTGGTTTGACATCATCGGAAGAAGCATCGTAAAACAAAAAGCACTCGCATGCGTAAACGGCGCTTTTAGCAAACGCTGCGCAAAAACCGTGACGGCTTGCGGTAAACAAACCGACATAATCGAAGTAGAAATGGGCAAAGCAATTAAACCCGAAATGGTCGCCGAAAAACTCGAAGGCGGCGGCTACGACACCGTCACAGTCTGCCACAACGAATCCTCCACAGGCGTACGCAGTCCCATCGCAGAAATCGGCAAACTAATCCGCAAAGACTACCCCGACGTAATGTTCTGTGTCGACGCAGTTTCCAGCATGGCTGGTGATTGGATTTTACCTCAAGAAATAGGCTGCGACGTAGTCTTTACTTCATCACAGAAATGTTTCGCGCTCCCACCTGGTTTAGCAATCGCGTTGGTTAATGACCGCGCAATTGAACGTGCAAACCAGGTTCCAAACAGAGGCACCTACACGGATATGGTTGATCTGTTTGAGTTTGAGAAGAAGCATCAGACGCCTTTCACACCATGCATACCCTTATTGTATGCACTTGATAAACGCTTAGACATGCTGCTGGAGGAAACTTATCCCAAAGTTTATCAGCGTCACCTTGACATGGCACACTATACACAGGCTTGGGCAAAGAAGCATTTTGAAATGTTTCCAGAACCAGGATACGAATCCGTCACTGTTAGCTGCATCAGAAACACTATGGGCAAAAACGTGAAAGAACTTAACCAGAAACTTGAAGAAAGAGGCTTCATGATTAGTGGTGGCTACGGCAAATTGGCGGAACAAACCTTCCGAATTGGACACTTAGGTGAATGGAACTTAGAAGGCATAAAACAAGTCATCGCGCTCATTGATGAAATTTGGAGTCTTCCTGCTTGA
- a CDS encoding YHS domain-containing protein — MFRDPVCGMNLDESTAKYKITYQGETYYFCSVQCKKKFKRHQTKFVK, encoded by the coding sequence ATGTTTAGAGATCCAGTTTGTGGAATGAATTTAGACGAAAGTACCGCTAAATACAAAATCACCTATCAAGGTGAAACATACTATTTCTGTAGTGTGCAGTGCAAAAAAAAGTTTAAGCGGCATCAAACAAAATTCGTCAAATAA
- a CDS encoding zinc ribbon domain-containing protein codes for MSFCGKCGKQSETSMKFCSNCGAPLMELPLPPPPPDTETPQSSPLPPPPPPAQNNSGESIMGVLLLRKSKSFGRYDTYTGVVTNQRFIFAQMTSQMVTQAVKDAQQQAKADGKGFFGQWANQLKASFGYTQRYLTMQPDAILAETPGNYAYNNSTISEVKLKLKNLYNNNDQVQSHEFELEVKSAMGKSEFKMDENNDYVKMLKSVYGDKVKMPFGYFSKGGFNIKIGF; via the coding sequence ATGTCATTTTGTGGAAAATGCGGAAAACAATCAGAAACAAGCATGAAATTCTGTTCAAACTGTGGCGCACCCTTAATGGAGCTGCCGCTGCCGCCGCCACCCCCAGACACTGAAACACCACAAAGTTCACCTCTTCCCCCGCCTCCACCACCAGCCCAAAACAACAGCGGAGAAAGCATCATGGGTGTTTTACTGCTTAGGAAGTCTAAATCATTTGGAAGGTACGACACTTACACGGGAGTTGTCACTAATCAACGCTTCATTTTTGCCCAGATGACCAGCCAAATGGTGACCCAAGCCGTAAAAGATGCCCAGCAGCAAGCAAAAGCAGACGGCAAAGGCTTTTTTGGGCAATGGGCAAACCAGCTTAAAGCATCTTTTGGTTATACGCAACGTTACCTTACGATGCAGCCAGACGCGATTTTAGCGGAAACCCCTGGCAACTACGCTTACAACAACAGCACTATCAGCGAAGTTAAGTTGAAACTAAAAAACCTCTACAACAACAATGACCAAGTACAAAGTCACGAATTTGAGCTTGAAGTAAAATCCGCCATGGGTAAATCCGAGTTTAAAATGGATGAAAACAATGACTACGTAAAAATGCTAAAATCAGTCTACGGCGACAAAGTCAAAATGCCTTTTGGCTACTTCTCGAAAGGCGGTTTTAACATCAAAATCGGATTTTAA
- a CDS encoding AMP phosphorylase, with product MKLIAEILHISSGGIRFAILSQESANTLGIHSSDRIRISFGSREMITIANIATIFPQNRIGLYQETASALNIKEDTEVNVELANYPESLMHIRAKLRGERLREQDLVAIVKDVVERHLSTVEIAGFLTALSIYGLSTSENEALSRAMVATGKTLNFGKGPILDKHSVGGIPGDKTSMLVVPIVAAAGFTIPKTSSRAITSPAGTADRMETLCPVKLETSEIMEVVKKTNACLVWGGSLELAPADDLFIQVEYPLGIDPMLLPSILSKKKAIGATHVAIDIPTGVGAKIKTRQEAYTLASDFVDLGKRLGLNIQCALTFGDQPLGYSIGPCLEAQEALYTLMGQGPSDLREKAVGLASMLFEMVGIENGIAKAEDMLDSGKAEQKMREIIAAQGGNPNVKPDDLPVGKEHAVVRSEQAGRVLWLSTEDIVRIARVAGAPKEKGAGVRLHAKLGETVRKDSMLLEVYAERASKLEAALKLAKRLSPIVLSRKEEEKMVLDRVPEKLPQTKTFMLDR from the coding sequence TTGAAGTTAATTGCAGAAATCCTACACATCTCCTCAGGCGGAATCCGTTTTGCCATTCTAAGCCAAGAAAGCGCTAATACTTTAGGTATACACAGTAGCGACCGTATACGCATAAGCTTTGGTAGTCGAGAAATGATTACCATAGCCAACATCGCAACAATTTTTCCCCAAAACCGCATCGGACTGTATCAAGAAACCGCATCAGCCTTAAACATCAAAGAAGACACAGAAGTCAACGTGGAACTGGCAAATTACCCTGAATCACTCATGCACATCCGAGCTAAACTACGCGGTGAACGCCTCAGAGAACAAGACCTTGTAGCCATCGTTAAAGATGTAGTTGAACGGCACCTGAGCACCGTGGAAATCGCGGGGTTCCTAACGGCTCTTAGCATTTACGGGCTTAGCACAAGCGAAAATGAGGCATTAAGCCGAGCTATGGTTGCCACAGGAAAAACTCTCAACTTTGGCAAAGGACCAATCCTTGACAAGCACAGTGTAGGCGGCATCCCAGGCGACAAAACCAGCATGCTTGTAGTGCCCATTGTTGCCGCTGCGGGATTCACAATTCCCAAAACCTCCTCACGCGCAATCACTTCACCTGCAGGAACTGCTGACCGCATGGAAACCCTATGCCCAGTCAAGCTTGAAACCAGCGAAATCATGGAGGTAGTTAAAAAAACTAATGCTTGCCTTGTTTGGGGGGGCTCACTGGAACTTGCACCAGCCGATGATCTCTTCATTCAAGTCGAGTACCCCTTAGGTATTGACCCAATGCTTTTACCCTCAATATTAAGCAAGAAAAAAGCCATTGGCGCAACACACGTGGCCATTGACATCCCAACAGGGGTAGGAGCAAAAATCAAGACAAGACAAGAAGCCTACACGCTTGCCTCTGATTTTGTGGACTTAGGTAAACGCCTTGGACTAAACATTCAGTGCGCATTAACCTTTGGCGACCAACCCTTAGGCTACAGCATTGGTCCCTGTCTGGAAGCCCAAGAAGCCCTCTATACCCTAATGGGGCAGGGTCCTTCTGACCTTCGCGAAAAAGCTGTGGGACTGGCAAGCATGCTTTTTGAAATGGTCGGCATCGAAAACGGTATAGCAAAAGCCGAAGATATGTTGGATTCAGGAAAAGCAGAACAGAAAATGCGAGAAATCATTGCAGCTCAGGGCGGAAACCCCAATGTTAAACCTGACGATTTACCTGTTGGCAAAGAACATGCTGTTGTACGTTCAGAACAGGCTGGGCGGGTTCTTTGGCTTAGCACAGAGGACATTGTTCGTATTGCTCGTGTAGCGGGTGCACCTAAAGAAAAAGGTGCTGGTGTGCGGCTTCATGCTAAACTTGGAGAAACGGTGCGTAAAGACAGCATGCTTTTGGAGGTTTATGCTGAACGCGCAAGCAAACTGGAGGCGGCTCTTAAACTTGCAAAACGGCTTTCGCCAATTGTTCTGAGCAGAAAAGAAGAGGAAAAAATGGTTCTGGACCGTGTTCCTGAGAAACT
- a CDS encoding hydroxyacid dehydrogenase: MSFKVLVSDKISQEGIALLEEKGYQVTKAWDIPKTELPKIIGEYDALIVRSATKVKGELLENAKKLRVIGRAGEGLDNVDYEKTRQMGITLVNTPHVSYLSVAELTIGYLLALARGIVQGTISLREGKWEKEALMGMELSGKTLGVIGCGYIGRAVERMAISLGMNVLGVEECVHDRFVPLGEMLPKADFITIHVPLSPITRHMLSTREFDMMKDGVMIVDCSRGGVIDQEALYQALVSGKVRAAALDVFEQEPPPKGYKLLSLPNVIATPHVGAQTVEAQQKAGVLIAKRVIEELEKP; encoded by the coding sequence TTGAGCTTTAAAGTCTTGGTAAGCGACAAGATTTCCCAAGAAGGCATAGCGCTTCTTGAGGAAAAAGGCTACCAAGTCACAAAAGCATGGGACATCCCCAAAACTGAGTTGCCCAAAATCATCGGCGAATATGATGCGTTAATTGTGCGTAGTGCAACCAAAGTCAAAGGTGAACTGCTTGAGAATGCGAAAAAACTGCGTGTCATCGGGAGAGCAGGCGAAGGCTTAGACAACGTGGACTACGAAAAAACCCGCCAAATGGGCATCACCCTTGTCAATACGCCCCATGTTTCTTACCTTAGTGTTGCTGAACTAACAATTGGTTACTTGTTGGCTTTGGCACGTGGAATCGTGCAGGGTACCATTAGCCTGCGGGAGGGCAAATGGGAAAAAGAAGCCCTAATGGGCATGGAGCTGAGCGGTAAAACCTTAGGCGTCATCGGTTGTGGCTATATTGGCAGAGCCGTTGAGCGCATGGCAATCTCGCTTGGCATGAATGTATTAGGCGTGGAGGAATGTGTGCATGACCGCTTTGTGCCCTTGGGTGAGATGCTTCCTAAAGCCGACTTCATCACCATCCACGTGCCCCTTAGTCCCATAACAAGACACATGCTCTCAACACGAGAGTTTGACATGATGAAAGATGGCGTAATGATTGTGGACTGCTCCCGCGGCGGCGTAATTGACCAAGAAGCACTCTATCAAGCCTTGGTTTCAGGTAAAGTTCGTGCTGCTGCGTTGGATGTTTTTGAGCAGGAGCCTCCGCCTAAAGGTTACAAGTTGCTTTCGCTTCCTAACGTGATTGCAACACCCCATGTTGGTGCTCAAACCGTTGAAGCTCAACAGAAAGCCGGCGTGCTTATAGCTAAACGTGTTATTGAAGAATTAGAAAAACCTTGA
- the rbcL gene encoding type III ribulose-bisphosphate carboxylase, whose amino-acid sequence MKYLDFVDLTYKPSKTDLICTFKVESEDISLNEAAGAIAAESSIGTWTELSTMHPYVEKLAAHVYSIQGDTVEIAYPIELFEQGNMPNILSSIAGNVFGLKAIKNLKLMDIKFPNILTKGFMGPQFGIEGIRKLLKIPKRPLVGTIIKPKLGLKTVDHAKVAYDAWAGGCDVVKDDENLSSQNFNQFQQRLEQTLSARDKAEKETGERKVYMINISAETDVMIKRAESVVAEGGEYVMVDILTCGWSALQNLRKQNFNLVIHAHRAGHAAFTKNPLHGIAMRPIATVSRLIGVDQLHVGTIVGKMSETKQEVLENIDACKAPLGTVSAVLPVASGGVHPRLVPELLGYFGNDVVIQAGGGIHGHPDGTVAGAVAMRQAVDAAMLNKPLEEYAKNHKELLFALNQWKN is encoded by the coding sequence TTGAAGTACCTAGATTTTGTAGATTTAACGTATAAGCCCTCAAAAACAGACTTAATCTGCACCTTTAAAGTTGAGTCTGAAGATATCAGCCTAAACGAAGCTGCAGGAGCAATCGCAGCAGAAAGCAGCATTGGAACATGGACGGAGCTGTCCACGATGCACCCGTATGTGGAAAAACTCGCCGCGCATGTCTATAGCATCCAAGGTGACACTGTAGAAATCGCGTATCCTATAGAACTTTTCGAGCAAGGTAACATGCCCAACATTTTAAGCAGTATTGCAGGAAACGTGTTTGGGCTTAAAGCAATAAAAAATCTGAAACTGATGGACATAAAATTCCCCAACATACTAACCAAGGGGTTTATGGGTCCACAATTCGGCATAGAGGGCATCCGCAAGCTCCTAAAAATCCCCAAACGCCCCCTTGTAGGAACCATAATTAAGCCTAAACTGGGCTTAAAAACCGTTGACCACGCAAAAGTAGCCTATGACGCGTGGGCAGGCGGCTGCGACGTAGTAAAAGACGACGAAAACCTGAGCAGCCAAAACTTTAACCAGTTCCAACAGCGACTAGAACAAACCCTTTCAGCTCGTGATAAGGCAGAGAAAGAAACTGGTGAACGCAAAGTCTACATGATAAATATCAGTGCAGAAACTGACGTTATGATTAAACGTGCCGAATCCGTGGTGGCTGAGGGTGGCGAGTACGTGATGGTTGACATTTTAACCTGTGGATGGTCAGCACTACAGAATCTTCGTAAACAGAACTTTAACCTTGTTATTCACGCGCATAGGGCAGGACACGCAGCCTTCACCAAGAACCCTCTACACGGCATCGCCATGCGTCCCATAGCAACAGTATCGCGACTAATTGGTGTTGACCAGTTGCATGTGGGAACAATAGTGGGCAAAATGTCTGAAACCAAGCAAGAAGTACTGGAAAACATTGATGCTTGCAAAGCACCACTGGGCACGGTTTCTGCGGTTTTGCCTGTGGCTTCAGGTGGCGTGCATCCACGGCTTGTACCCGAGCTTTTAGGCTATTTTGGTAATGATGTTGTTATTCAGGCAGGCGGCGGAATTCATGGTCACCCAGACGGCACAGTGGCAGGTGCAGTGGCGATGCGTCAAGCAGTTGACGCAGCAATGCTGAATAAACCTCTTGAGGAATACGCGAAAAATCACAAGGAACTCTTGTTTGCTTTGAACCAATGGAAAAACTAG
- a CDS encoding DUF1015 domain-containing protein, protein MVDIRPFKAIRYTEQAGNPETLITQPYDKIDAKMQQKYYEQSPYNYCRLVLPTEPNRYEVVHQRIQKWLSENVMAKEAQSAFFVIRQEYTLDGKTCARTGMIAAVRLCSYEEKEIFPHEITFSGPKLDRLNMLRTIQKDLEPVFFIYSDPEKATVNLFEEITKTKPIFQVVDAFNVTHSIWMINSPEKVAFLQEAMAQKKLVIADGHHRYESAVAYRNEMRQKGFTDADYAFNFHIGLIVPVEDEGLIILPTHRLLTKTVLTDEMLTQISKFFVVSEVEHTVTGLEAFLQSHSNEHAFCIYTKTKAYGLLLKHKESVYEFVNAKTSKETKLFDVVILRDVVFKAIMKTGELNIDQDILFVRWTKAAVEKVDNGEAEVAFLVNPIMPQTVWEIAQMHERLPEKSTDFYPKMVSGLMMMDISSKDKL, encoded by the coding sequence TTGGTTGACATTAGACCCTTCAAGGCAATACGCTACACAGAACAGGCTGGAAACCCAGAAACCTTAATCACTCAACCCTACGACAAAATCGACGCCAAAATGCAACAGAAATATTATGAACAGTCACCCTACAATTACTGCCGCCTTGTTCTGCCCACTGAACCTAACCGCTACGAAGTTGTACATCAACGCATTCAGAAATGGCTCAGCGAAAACGTTATGGCAAAGGAAGCGCAGTCAGCGTTTTTTGTGATTCGCCAAGAGTATACGCTGGATGGTAAAACCTGTGCGCGAACTGGCATGATTGCAGCAGTTAGACTTTGCAGCTATGAAGAGAAAGAGATTTTTCCGCATGAAATCACGTTTTCCGGACCCAAACTTGACCGCTTAAACATGTTGCGGACAATCCAAAAAGACCTTGAACCAGTCTTTTTCATATACTCCGACCCAGAGAAGGCAACGGTTAACCTATTTGAGGAAATCACAAAAACAAAGCCTATATTCCAAGTTGTTGACGCCTTCAACGTTACACATTCTATATGGATGATTAACAGCCCCGAGAAAGTCGCGTTTTTGCAGGAAGCTATGGCGCAGAAAAAACTGGTTATCGCTGATGGTCACCACCGCTATGAGAGTGCAGTAGCTTACCGAAATGAGATGCGACAAAAAGGCTTTACTGATGCAGATTATGCGTTTAATTTTCACATTGGTCTTATTGTTCCTGTTGAGGATGAAGGATTAATTATTCTGCCCACTCACCGTCTCCTAACCAAAACTGTCTTAACCGATGAGATGCTAACGCAAATTAGCAAATTCTTCGTGGTCTCTGAGGTTGAGCACACAGTTACGGGTTTAGAGGCGTTTTTGCAGAGTCACAGCAATGAGCACGCATTTTGTATATATACCAAAACCAAAGCATACGGATTGCTACTAAAGCATAAAGAGAGCGTGTACGAGTTTGTTAACGCTAAAACCTCCAAAGAAACAAAACTTTTTGACGTTGTTATTCTGCGAGACGTTGTTTTTAAGGCAATTATGAAAACTGGCGAACTCAACATTGACCAGGATATCCTCTTTGTACGCTGGACCAAAGCTGCAGTTGAAAAAGTCGATAATGGCGAAGCTGAGGTGGCATTTTTGGTTAATCCGATTATGCCGCAGACGGTTTGGGAGATTGCGCAGATGCATGAGCGGTTGCCTGAGAAAAGCACTGACTTTTATCCGAAGATGGTTTCAGGGCTTATGATGATGGATATTTCATCAAAAGATAAGCTTTAA